The nucleotide sequence CGCTCGCGCAACAGCTTCACCTGGCGCTCGACCAGCGATACGGCGCCGCCCGGCAAGTGGGGAATGCGCAGCTCGGGAATCAGCTCGTCGTGATCGACGAAAAACTCCGGGTGAGCGCTGAGGTAGGCTGCGACAGCGTCGGCGTCGGGCAACTGCGGGCTGGTTGGGTTCTGCTCGGTCATAGACGAACCTGTCCTTCAAAAACGCGCACGGCGGGGCCGGTCATGATAACGGGCTGTCCGGAACCTGCCCATTCGATGGACAGACGGCCACCCGGGAGGTCGATCTGCACCGGCGAATCCATCCAGCCTTGGCGAATCGCCGCAACCGCGGCGGCGCAAGCCCCGGTGCCGCAGGCCTGGGTTTCGCCAGCGCCACGTTCCCACACGCGCAGCCTGGCGTGCTGGCGATTGAGAACCTGTAGAAAGCCGGCGTTGACCCGTTGCGGAAAGCGCGGGTGATGTTCGATCTTCGGCCCCAATTCATGCACCGGGGCACTGTCGATTTCGTTCACGCGCAACACGGCGTGGGGGTTGCCCATGGAGACCGCCGCGATTTCCAGCGACTGGCCGTCGACCTCCAGCGGGTAACTCAAGGCTTCGCTGTCTGCCAGGAACGGAACTTCCGCCGGAGCCAGCCGTGGCGGGCCCATGTCGACGCTGACCTGGCCGTCGGCGCGCAGGTTCAGCACGATGATGCCGCCCTTCGTTTCGACGCGTATTTCGCGCTTGGTGGTCAGGCGCTTGTCCACCACGAAACGGGCGAAGCAGCGCGCACCGTTACCGCACTGCTCCACTTCCGAACCATCGGCATTGAAGATGCGATAGCGGAAATCAACATCGGGGTTATGCGGTGGCTCGACCAGCAGCAGCTGGTCGAAACCCACGCCGGTATGCCGGTCGCCCCACGCCTTGGCATGCTTGGGCTGAATGTGCGCGTGCTGGCTGATCAGGTCAATGACCATGAAGTCGTTGCCCAGACCGTGCATCTTGGTGAAACGCAGAAGCATCGTTCGGGCCTCAGGCAGGCAGCAGGCTTTCGCCGGCGTAGAGCTCCTGCACACTTTCGCGGCGGCGCACTTCGAAAGCCTGGTCACCGTCCACCAGCACCTCGGCGGCGCGACCGCGAGTGTTGTAGTTGGAACTCATGACGAAGCCGTAGGCTCCAGCCGAACGCACGGCCAGCAGGTCACCTTCGGCCAGGGCCAGCTGGCGATCCTTGGCGAGGAAATCCCCGGTTTCGCAGATCGGTCCGACGATATCGTACGGGCGACCTTCGCCCTCGCGCGGCTGCACTGGCACCACATCCATCCAGGCCTGGTACAGGGCCGGGCGAATCAGGTCGTTCATCGCTGCATCGACGATGGCGAAATCCTTGTGCTCGGTATGCTTGAGGTACTCCACGCGGGTCAGCAGGATGCCTGCATTGGCCACGATGGAACGGCCCGGCTCGAATACCAGCATCAGCTCGCGGCCCTCGATGCGCTGGCGCACGGCCTTGATGTAGTCGCCAGCCAGCGGCGGCTGTTCGTCGCGGTAGCGCACGCCAAGGCCGCCGCCCAGGTCCAGGTGACGGATATGGATGCCGCGTTCGGCCAGGCGGTCCACCAGCACCAACAGGCGGTCCAGGGCGTCGAGGAAGGGCGACAGGCTGGTCAGTTGCGAGCCGATATGACAATCGACGCCGACCACTTCCAGATTGCTCAGCTCGTCGGCGCGGGCATAGACGGCCTCGGCATCGGCGATGGCAATGCCGAACTTGTTTTCCTTGAGTCCGGTGGAGATGTACGGATGGGTACCGGCGTCCACGTCCGGGTTGACCCGCAGCGATACCGGGGCGATGACGTCCAGCTCAGCGGCAACCTGTTGCAGGCGCTCAAGCTCGTCGACAGACTCGACGTTGAAGCAGTGAACGCCCACTTCCAGCGCACGGCGCATGTCGTCACGGGTCTTGCCGACGCCGGAGAAGACGATGCGCTCGGGCTTGCCGCCAGCGGCCAGCACGCGCTCCAGCTCACCGCGCGAAACGATGTCAAAGCCAGCACCGAGGCGCGCCAGGACATTCAGCACGCCAAGGTTGGAGTTGGCTTTCACCGCAAAGCAGACCAGATGGGGCACGCCTGCCAGTGCGTCGGCGTAGGCCCGGTACTGCGCTTCGATATGGGCGCGGGAATAGACGTAGGTGGGGGTGCCGAAGCGTTGCGCGAGAGCGGGCAGTGCCACGCCCTCCGCGAAGAGTTGACCGTCGCGGTACGAGAAGGCCTCCATGGTGATGCCTCCTTACAGTTCGAATCGATCTTTGGAACGTTCTTTGGCGGTCGCCTCGTCATCCGGCAGATACAGCGGGCCTTTCTGGCCGCAGCCGGCGAGCACGGAGCTCAGCACGGTGAGTGCGATAAGAGGAAGCAGCAGACGCTTCATGGTGGAAAATTCCTTGAAAAAATCAATGTCGCGAGTATACCCAGCGCTCGATGGCTTGCCTATGTGAGCGGCAGTTGAGCCTCAGGCCTGATAAGCTCGCCCGCATATCGCGGCTGTTACGCCATTCATTCAGCAGGAAAACGACTCATGAGCCTTAGCGAAGCGCGCTATCACGACCTTGTCGATGCGGTGCAGGAAGAAATCGAGGATGTGTTCGACGACAGCGGA is from Pseudomonas saudiphocaensis and encodes:
- the dapF gene encoding diaminopimelate epimerase, whose protein sequence is MLLRFTKMHGLGNDFMVIDLISQHAHIQPKHAKAWGDRHTGVGFDQLLLVEPPHNPDVDFRYRIFNADGSEVEQCGNGARCFARFVVDKRLTTKREIRVETKGGIIVLNLRADGQVSVDMGPPRLAPAEVPFLADSEALSYPLEVDGQSLEIAAVSMGNPHAVLRVNEIDSAPVHELGPKIEHHPRFPQRVNAGFLQVLNRQHARLRVWERGAGETQACGTGACAAAVAAIRQGWMDSPVQIDLPGGRLSIEWAGSGQPVIMTGPAVRVFEGQVRL
- the lptM gene encoding LPS translocon maturation chaperone LptM, yielding MKRLLLPLIALTVLSSVLAGCGQKGPLYLPDDEATAKERSKDRFEL
- the lysA gene encoding diaminopimelate decarboxylase — its product is MEAFSYRDGQLFAEGVALPALAQRFGTPTYVYSRAHIEAQYRAYADALAGVPHLVCFAVKANSNLGVLNVLARLGAGFDIVSRGELERVLAAGGKPERIVFSGVGKTRDDMRRALEVGVHCFNVESVDELERLQQVAAELDVIAPVSLRVNPDVDAGTHPYISTGLKENKFGIAIADAEAVYARADELSNLEVVGVDCHIGSQLTSLSPFLDALDRLLVLVDRLAERGIHIRHLDLGGGLGVRYRDEQPPLAGDYIKAVRQRIEGRELMLVFEPGRSIVANAGILLTRVEYLKHTEHKDFAIVDAAMNDLIRPALYQAWMDVVPVQPREGEGRPYDIVGPICETGDFLAKDRQLALAEGDLLAVRSAGAYGFVMSSNYNTRGRAAEVLVDGDQAFEVRRRESVQELYAGESLLPA